Proteins encoded by one window of Sphingosinicella sp. BN140058:
- the hemB gene encoding porphobilinogen synthase codes for MTYASFPALRMRRTRANAWSRAMVAEHVLTPSDLIWPLFIAEGSGVEEPITTLPGVSRWSVDRIAERAREARDLGIPCIALFPNTPRELRSDDAREALNPDNLICRAVRAAKEAAPEVGILTDVALDPYTCHGHDGIVDDAGYVLNDRTSGVLVEQALVQAAAGADIVAPSDMMDGRVAAIREALERDGNHNVQIMAYAAKYASAFYGPFRDAVGSRGLLKGDKKTYQMDYANAEEALREVALDLAEGADTVMVKPGMPYLDIIRRVKDRFEVPVFAYHVSGEYAMIEAAVAAGCAERDPMVIESLTAFKRAGCSGILTYHAAHAARLLGA; via the coding sequence ATGACTTACGCTTCCTTTCCCGCCCTGCGGATGCGTCGCACCCGAGCCAATGCCTGGAGCCGGGCGATGGTCGCCGAACATGTCCTGACTCCGTCCGACCTGATCTGGCCGCTGTTCATCGCCGAGGGAAGTGGGGTCGAAGAGCCGATCACGACCTTGCCGGGCGTGTCGCGCTGGTCGGTCGACCGTATCGCCGAACGGGCCCGCGAAGCCCGCGACCTCGGCATCCCCTGCATCGCGCTGTTCCCCAACACCCCGCGCGAATTGCGCAGCGACGACGCCCGCGAGGCGCTCAATCCGGACAATCTCATCTGCCGCGCGGTCCGCGCCGCCAAGGAAGCCGCACCCGAGGTCGGCATCCTCACCGATGTCGCGCTCGATCCCTACACGTGCCACGGCCATGACGGCATCGTCGACGACGCCGGATATGTTCTGAACGACCGCACCAGCGGCGTCCTGGTCGAGCAGGCGCTCGTCCAGGCGGCAGCCGGCGCCGACATCGTTGCGCCGTCGGACATGATGGACGGCCGTGTCGCCGCGATCCGCGAAGCGCTGGAGCGGGATGGAAATCACAACGTCCAGATCATGGCCTATGCCGCCAAATATGCGAGCGCCTTTTACGGGCCGTTCCGCGATGCCGTGGGCTCGCGCGGGCTGCTCAAGGGCGACAAGAAGACTTACCAGATGGACTATGCCAATGCCGAAGAGGCGCTGCGCGAGGTCGCGCTCGATCTCGCCGAGGGCGCCGACACGGTGATGGTGAAGCCCGGCATGCCCTATCTGGACATCATCCGGCGGGTGAAGGATCGGTTCGAAGTGCCGGTCTTCGCCTATCACGTGTCCGGCGAATATGCGATGATCGAAGCCGCAGTCGCCGCCGGCTGCGCCGAGCGCGACCCGATGGTGATCGAGAGCCTGACCGCCTTCAAGCGCGCGGGGTGCTCCGGCATCCTCACCTATCATGCGGCGCACGCCGCCCGGCTGCTCGGCGCCTGA
- a CDS encoding diacylglycerol kinase family protein encodes MQTPSRPVPREAVLIVNAHSRRGQDLFRDAKRLLEEAGIRLIASHAVKDPRKLNGTVDKAVKDGAPMVIIGGGDGSLSCTIDFVVGRDCVFALLPLGTANSFARTLGIPLDLEGAVKTIATGQRRTIDLGKIDGDYFANCAAMGLSPMIGEGIPHRLKRYLGRIGYLSWATWCLIRFRPFRLTVESENGKESVWATEVRIANGRFHGGVELVEKADVDTGELVVQAVIGRSKTKLVWNWIASALKLRAREATVEHFHGRTLRIETRPRQKISIDGEVLARTPVTASIAHCVIEVVVPAPETNPQD; translated from the coding sequence GTGCAGACCCCTTCCCGCCCCGTTCCTCGCGAAGCCGTCCTCATCGTCAACGCCCACTCGCGGCGTGGACAGGATCTGTTTCGCGACGCCAAACGCCTGCTCGAAGAAGCCGGTATCCGGCTGATCGCCAGCCATGCCGTAAAAGATCCGCGCAAGCTCAACGGCACCGTCGACAAGGCGGTGAAGGACGGCGCGCCGATGGTGATCATCGGCGGCGGCGACGGCTCGCTATCGTGCACGATCGATTTCGTCGTCGGGCGCGACTGCGTCTTCGCGTTGCTGCCGCTCGGCACCGCCAACAGCTTCGCCCGCACGCTCGGCATTCCGCTCGATCTGGAAGGCGCGGTGAAAACGATCGCTACCGGCCAGCGGCGAACGATCGACCTCGGCAAGATCGACGGCGATTATTTTGCCAATTGCGCGGCGATGGGCCTATCGCCGATGATCGGCGAAGGCATTCCCCACCGCCTGAAACGCTATCTGGGGCGGATCGGCTATCTGTCGTGGGCCACCTGGTGCCTGATCCGCTTTCGCCCGTTCAGGCTCACGGTCGAGAGCGAGAACGGCAAGGAGAGTGTGTGGGCGACGGAAGTGCGGATCGCCAACGGCCGCTTTCATGGCGGGGTCGAGCTGGTCGAGAAAGCCGACGTCGACACCGGCGAACTGGTGGTGCAGGCGGTGATCGGCCGGAGCAAGACCAAGCTAGTCTGGAACTGGATCGCAAGTGCGCTGAAGCTGCGCGCCCGGGAAGCCACGGTGGAGCATTTCCACGGCCGCACCCTGCGCATCGAAACCCGTCCGCGGCAGAAGATCTCGATCGACGGCGAAGTGCTCGCCAGGACGCCGGTCACCGCCAGCATCGCCCATTGCGTGATCGAAGTGGTCGTCCCCGCGCCCGAGACTAACCCGCAGGATTGA
- a CDS encoding MATE family efflux transporter: protein MASRPTARPGQRDLTSGPIASTLLAFAIPTLGSSVLQSLNGSINAIWVGRFLGEDALAATANGNIVLFMLLAFVFGFGMASTILVGQAFGRRDVAEARRVVGTAIGSFVPVAAVVALIGWLTAPHILGLLGTPGDAMPLALAYLRVIFVAMPAALMMTMLMMTLRGSGDSLTPLWFMALSVALDSGLNPVFILGLGPAPALGIAGSATATAVANYVSLFALLAYIYARDLPLRLRGPELAWLRPDPARLRVIVGKGFPMGLQMIVITSSALAMLSLVNREGVHTAAAYGVTQQLWTYVQMPAMALGAAVSAMAAQNIGAGNWDRVSAVTRAGVIFNVVLTGALILLLTVADRPALALFMGGDSPALPIARHIQLVGTWGFLFFGVSLVLFGTVRANGQVIGPLIILFISMYPVRLGVALGAYSWLGADALWLSFPIGMVTTMLMAIALYLHGGWRKGRIGPTPPPDEIECREQAEATREPGGALNPAG, encoded by the coding sequence ATGGCCAGCAGACCAACCGCCCGCCCCGGACAGCGCGATCTCACCTCCGGGCCGATCGCTTCCACCTTGCTTGCGTTCGCGATCCCGACCCTGGGGTCGTCGGTCCTCCAGTCGCTGAACGGTTCGATCAATGCGATCTGGGTCGGGCGCTTCCTTGGCGAGGACGCGCTCGCGGCGACCGCGAACGGCAACATCGTGCTGTTCATGCTGCTTGCCTTCGTGTTCGGCTTCGGGATGGCCTCGACGATCCTGGTCGGCCAGGCGTTCGGCCGCCGCGACGTTGCCGAGGCGCGGCGGGTGGTCGGCACCGCGATCGGGTCGTTCGTGCCGGTGGCGGCGGTCGTCGCCCTGATCGGCTGGCTGACGGCACCGCACATCCTCGGTTTGCTCGGTACGCCCGGCGACGCGATGCCGCTGGCGCTGGCCTATCTGCGGGTGATCTTCGTCGCGATGCCGGCGGCGCTGATGATGACCATGTTGATGATGACCTTGCGCGGATCCGGGGATTCGCTGACGCCCTTGTGGTTCATGGCGTTGAGCGTCGCGCTCGACAGCGGCCTCAACCCGGTGTTCATCCTTGGCCTGGGTCCGGCGCCGGCGCTCGGCATTGCCGGGTCGGCAACCGCCACCGCTGTCGCCAATTATGTCAGCCTGTTCGCCCTGCTCGCCTACATCTACGCCCGCGATCTGCCGCTGCGCCTGCGCGGCCCCGAACTCGCCTGGCTGCGGCCCGATCCGGCGCGGCTGCGGGTGATCGTCGGCAAGGGCTTTCCGATGGGCCTGCAGATGATAGTGATCACCTCCTCCGCGCTCGCGATGCTCAGCCTCGTCAACCGCGAAGGCGTCCACACTGCCGCCGCCTACGGCGTTACCCAGCAATTGTGGACCTATGTGCAGATGCCGGCGATGGCGCTGGGCGCGGCGGTGAGCGCAATGGCGGCGCAGAATATCGGCGCCGGTAATTGGGACCGGGTCTCCGCCGTCACCCGCGCCGGCGTGATCTTCAATGTCGTCCTCACCGGCGCGCTGATCCTGCTGCTGACCGTGGCCGACCGGCCGGCACTCGCCTTGTTCATGGGCGGCGACAGCCCGGCGCTGCCGATCGCGCGGCACATTCAGCTGGTCGGCACCTGGGGTTTCCTGTTCTTCGGCGTGAGCCTGGTGCTGTTTGGCACCGTCCGCGCAAACGGCCAGGTGATCGGGCCGCTGATCATCCTGTTCATCTCGATGTATCCGGTCCGGCTCGGCGTTGCGCTTGGCGCCTATTCGTGGCTCGGGGCCGACGCGCTCTGGTTGAGTTTCCCGATCGGCATGGTGACGACGATGCTGATGGCGATCGCGCTCTATCTTCACGGCGGCTGGCGCAAGGGCCGGATCGGACCGACGCCGCCGCCCGACGAGATCGAGTGCCGCGAGCAGGCCGAAGCCACGCGCGAGCCCGGCGGCGCCCTCAATCCTGCGGGTTAG